One window of Acidobacteriota bacterium genomic DNA carries:
- the rplQ gene encoding 50S ribosomal protein L17, with amino-acid sequence MRHAIKGRKLGRTSQHRIAMFRNQLAALLEHERITTTLAKAKDLRPVAEKLITRGRQDTVHARRQVRKWLPNRDHVSKLFDDISPRFKDRDGGYLRIIKLGPRQGDAAEMAILEFVDYEFQAEAAGE; translated from the coding sequence ATGCGTCACGCAATTAAAGGCCGCAAGCTGGGGCGTACGTCCCAGCACCGCATCGCCATGTTCCGCAACCAGCTGGCCGCGCTGTTGGAGCATGAGCGCATCACCACTACCCTGGCCAAGGCCAAGGATCTGCGCCCCGTCGCCGAGAAGCTGATCACCCGCGGCCGGCAGGACACCGTCCATGCTCGCCGTCAGGTGCGCAAGTGGCTCCCCAACCGGGACCACGTGAGCAAGCTCTTTGACGACATCAGCCCGCGGTTCAAGGACCGCGACGGCGGCTACCTGCGGATCATCAAGCTCGGCCCTCGCCAAGGCGATGCCGCCGAGATGGCGATCCTCGAATTCGTCGACTACGAGTTCCAGGCTGAGGCAGCGGGCGAGTAG
- a CDS encoding SGNH/GDSL hydrolase family protein yields the protein MVFASVVLLLTLLLLEALSWLPGRAELPDPLISESNPEWRESRVYDPLLFWALQPGYRGEEIEQVNALGLRGPEVGAKESGELRILSLGESTTFGAKVAYEESYSAVLQQELGRCAPPGRIVRVINAGVPGYSLFQGVTYLEHRGLELDPDLVLFYFGYNDFLKVSYRAMRDAGAEAEGARLTDREIFERRQRWPVRASEALAEHSNLYRWMLVVSGAAEPAPRVKVDRSLVRVPAEDRRELFGRALGLCRERGITPVIVVPWYRRFHRHEALLRQLAEEHGVVTVDLPARFADLPEPRHAYFLDRVHPNPEGHRRMAAAMAEALVAKLGDAWQRRCPPKPPMELEPEPQELAPLD from the coding sequence GTGGTCTTTGCCTCCGTGGTGTTGCTGCTGACCCTTCTCCTCCTTGAAGCTCTCTCCTGGCTTCCCGGCCGCGCCGAGCTGCCGGATCCTCTGATTTCGGAGTCGAATCCGGAGTGGCGGGAGTCGCGGGTCTATGATCCGCTGCTCTTTTGGGCCCTGCAGCCGGGGTATCGGGGGGAGGAGATCGAGCAGGTCAATGCTCTGGGGCTGCGGGGACCGGAAGTCGGGGCGAAGGAGTCGGGGGAGTTGCGGATCCTCTCGCTGGGGGAGTCCACGACCTTCGGCGCCAAGGTCGCCTACGAGGAGAGCTATTCGGCAGTCCTGCAGCAAGAGTTGGGCCGCTGCGCGCCTCCGGGACGGATCGTGCGCGTGATCAACGCCGGCGTACCGGGATACTCGCTCTTCCAGGGCGTGACCTATTTGGAGCATCGGGGGCTGGAGCTCGATCCGGATCTCGTGCTCTTCTATTTCGGCTACAACGACTTTCTCAAGGTCAGCTATCGCGCCATGCGCGACGCCGGCGCCGAGGCCGAGGGGGCGCGGCTGACGGATCGGGAGATCTTCGAGCGGCGGCAGCGCTGGCCGGTGCGGGCGTCAGAGGCGCTAGCGGAGCACAGCAATCTCTATCGCTGGATGTTGGTGGTGAGCGGCGCCGCGGAGCCGGCACCGCGGGTCAAGGTGGATCGTAGCCTGGTGCGAGTGCCGGCGGAGGATCGCCGGGAGCTCTTCGGCCGGGCTTTGGGGCTCTGCCGGGAGCGGGGAATCACCCCTGTGATAGTGGTGCCGTGGTACCGTCGCTTTCATCGCCACGAGGCTCTGCTGCGCCAGCTGGCGGAGGAGCACGGCGTGGTTACCGTCGATCTTCCCGCCCGCTTCGCCGATTTGCCGGAGCCGCGGCACGCTTATTTTCTCGACCGAGTTCACCCCAACCCGGAGGGGCATCGGCGAATGGCAGCGGCTATGGCTGAGGCCCTGGTGGCGAAGCTGGGAGACGCCTGGCAGCGCCGCTGCCCACCAAAGCCGCCAATGGAGCTCGAGCCGGAGCCACAAGAGTTGGCCCCGCTGGATTAG
- a CDS encoding sulfatase-like hydrolase/transferase: MAYSPKRPAPQRLPSPRLDLFRFSIHLFTVYSLAVAQPLFSVLAQHPEFFVVRGLHGTKLLLLAIVLMVLPPLPSILLRIAAQELPRRPQRWVEGLLLAIPLVALLLFAFGDETRAALPGPILPALAALLAGGLAYLYLEFEEVRSFLSFLSISLLVLPAYFLIGNPALRAPAAADSEWVKAGAEAEPIEDHPVIVILFDELSLQSLLDADQRIDAQRFPGFAALAEISSWYRNTTAVAARTEVAVPALLSGRYPDPDALPTPEGYPQTLLSFLEGSHRRVVSEIFTSLCPVGCEDPTRVYRDDGWGILLEDLGIVYLHLILPQPYAQSLPPIDQDWLRFGGGAGRSVGDHPTQFRAFLDTLGPQSSRTFYFNHSHLPHRPYEFTASGLDYQRVTPVLQLRRQDYGGRMEYVYRRYLVQLLLVDRLITEMLEHLRRTGVLDQALLVVTADHGLRYLEMDEITGEERLSLAEWVLVPLFVKRPGQQEGEVVDRPASSLDVVPTVLEELGVLDSVRQAGRWKLQGIPLSQLPETRNRKALDDDRWIELPDSLDDELETVLTWKLATFGSGAEPHALHRKAAPRAHLIGRPLSSALAVTDKATGEDRVILDGADGDQRTLFFDPASGTIPLLVRGAVFTPKDDAASRTLAVAVDGFIEATVRSYVYEAGHQRFSVLLPESALPSGEHRLEVVVLGAETEGIDEAG, from the coding sequence ATGGCCTACTCCCCAAAGCGCCCGGCTCCCCAGCGCCTACCCTCCCCGAGGCTCGACCTGTTCCGGTTTTCTATCCACCTGTTCACCGTCTACTCACTGGCGGTGGCCCAACCGCTCTTCTCGGTTCTCGCCCAGCATCCCGAGTTCTTCGTCGTCCGTGGCCTCCACGGGACCAAGCTCCTCCTCCTCGCCATCGTCTTGATGGTGCTGCCACCACTCCCTTCGATCCTCCTGCGCATCGCCGCCCAGGAGCTCCCCCGCCGGCCCCAGCGGTGGGTCGAGGGCCTGCTCCTCGCCATCCCCCTCGTCGCGCTGCTCCTCTTCGCCTTCGGCGACGAAACTCGCGCTGCCCTGCCGGGGCCGATCCTGCCAGCTCTCGCCGCCCTCCTCGCCGGAGGTCTCGCCTATCTCTATCTGGAATTCGAGGAGGTCCGCAGCTTCCTCTCCTTCCTCTCCATCAGCCTCTTGGTGCTGCCGGCCTATTTCCTCATCGGCAATCCGGCGCTCCGCGCCCCGGCGGCCGCGGACTCCGAGTGGGTGAAAGCGGGGGCGGAAGCCGAGCCCATCGAAGACCATCCCGTCATCGTGATCCTCTTCGACGAGCTCTCGCTACAGAGCCTCCTCGATGCCGATCAGCGCATCGATGCTCAGCGCTTTCCCGGCTTTGCGGCCCTCGCCGAGATCAGCAGCTGGTACCGCAACACCACGGCGGTGGCCGCCCGCACCGAGGTGGCGGTGCCGGCGCTGCTCTCCGGACGCTACCCCGACCCCGACGCCCTGCCGACTCCAGAGGGCTATCCCCAAACCCTCCTCTCCTTCCTGGAAGGCAGCCATCGGCGGGTGGTCAGCGAGATCTTCACCTCCCTCTGCCCCGTGGGCTGTGAGGATCCGACCCGCGTCTACCGCGATGATGGCTGGGGAATCCTGCTGGAAGACCTGGGCATCGTTTACCTGCATTTGATCCTGCCCCAGCCCTACGCCCAATCCCTACCTCCCATCGACCAGGATTGGCTGCGTTTCGGGGGCGGCGCTGGGCGTTCCGTCGGCGACCATCCCACCCAGTTTCGCGCCTTCCTCGACACCCTCGGGCCGCAGAGCTCCCGTACCTTCTACTTCAACCACAGCCACCTGCCCCATCGACCCTACGAATTCACCGCCAGCGGTCTCGACTACCAGCGGGTTACCCCGGTGCTCCAGCTCCGACGCCAGGACTATGGCGGGCGCATGGAGTACGTCTACCGCCGCTACCTGGTGCAGTTGCTGCTGGTCGACCGGCTGATCACCGAGATGCTCGAGCACCTGCGCCGCACCGGCGTGCTCGATCAAGCCCTGTTGGTGGTCACCGCCGACCATGGGCTGCGCTATCTGGAAATGGATGAGATCACCGGCGAGGAGCGCCTCTCTCTGGCCGAGTGGGTTCTCGTCCCCCTATTTGTCAAACGGCCGGGGCAGCAGGAGGGTGAAGTGGTCGACCGGCCTGCCTCTTCCCTGGACGTCGTACCCACCGTTCTCGAGGAGTTGGGGGTGCTGGATTCCGTGCGGCAAGCCGGGCGCTGGAAGCTCCAGGGAATTCCCCTTTCACAGCTGCCGGAGACCCGCAACCGCAAGGCCCTGGACGACGATCGATGGATCGAGCTGCCGGACAGCCTCGACGACGAGCTGGAGACGGTGTTGACCTGGAAGCTCGCCACCTTTGGCAGCGGCGCCGAGCCCCATGCGCTGCACCGCAAGGCAGCACCCCGGGCTCACCTCATCGGCAGGCCTTTGAGCTCAGCGCTCGCAGTCACCGACAAGGCCACTGGGGAGGACCGAGTGATTCTCGACGGCGCCGACGGAGACCAGCGCACTCTCTTTTTCGATCCCGCTTCCGGAACGATTCCCCTATTGGTCCGGGGAGCTGTCTTTACCCCGAAGGACGATGCGGCGTCGCGCACCCTGGCGGTGGCCGTCGACGGCTTCATCGAGGCCACCGTCCGCTCCTATGTCTACGAAGCAGGGCATCAGCGCTTCTCGGTGCTGCTACCGGAATCGGCTCTGCCCTCGGGGGAGCATCGACTGGAGGTTGTGGTTCTTGGCGCGGAAACTGAAGGGATCGATGAAGCCGGCTAA
- a CDS encoding class I SAM-dependent methyltransferase — METREVPLSELPFEFKAERWKGALEHRLLPWISYPYEWSFGMLRDAALLQLELLHEALEAGFSLKDASPYNIQWLGVQPCFIDVGSFEPWKEGDVWVGYRQFCQLFLFPLWLRAYKDFPFQGLLRSNLQGISPAEIIALMSWRDRLRPGVMIHGWLQARMIRRFAHTHRDVQGELRSTGFKREMIQANVARLRRQVERLRWRAGGSPWADYAEECSYAEQERREKEGFVDGVLERRRWRSVWDLGCNTGAFSEIAARHADLVVALDGDELAIERFYQKLRQRGSGTIVPLVMDLSQPSPALGWRGRERAALDQRGQQSQGKPEAILCLALVHHLAITASIPLAEILEWLRDLRGELIIEFPHREDPMVQTLLRPKIEPHDAYHRQSFESQLEQRFEIAETKTLTGGTRTLYHARPRG; from the coding sequence GTGGAGACTCGAGAGGTGCCGCTGAGCGAGCTGCCGTTCGAGTTCAAAGCCGAGCGCTGGAAAGGGGCCCTCGAGCACCGGCTCCTACCGTGGATCTCCTATCCCTACGAGTGGAGCTTCGGCATGTTGCGGGACGCTGCGCTGCTGCAGCTGGAGCTCCTCCACGAAGCCTTGGAAGCGGGTTTTTCCCTCAAGGATGCCAGTCCCTACAACATCCAATGGCTGGGGGTGCAGCCTTGCTTCATCGATGTCGGCTCCTTCGAACCCTGGAAAGAGGGGGACGTCTGGGTCGGCTATCGCCAGTTCTGCCAGCTCTTCCTCTTCCCGCTCTGGCTGCGGGCGTACAAGGACTTTCCCTTCCAGGGCCTGCTGCGCTCCAACCTCCAGGGCATCTCACCGGCGGAGATCATCGCCCTCATGTCCTGGCGGGATCGGCTGCGTCCCGGGGTGATGATCCACGGCTGGCTGCAGGCGCGGATGATTCGGCGCTTCGCCCACACCCACCGCGACGTCCAAGGCGAGCTGCGCAGCACGGGCTTCAAGCGCGAGATGATCCAGGCCAACGTCGCTCGCCTCCGCCGGCAGGTGGAGCGGCTGCGCTGGCGCGCCGGCGGCTCCCCATGGGCCGACTACGCCGAGGAGTGTAGCTATGCGGAGCAGGAGCGGCGGGAGAAGGAAGGCTTCGTCGACGGGGTGCTGGAGCGCCGCCGCTGGCGCAGCGTGTGGGATCTGGGCTGCAACACCGGTGCTTTCTCGGAGATCGCCGCCCGCCACGCCGATCTGGTGGTGGCTCTGGATGGTGACGAGCTGGCCATCGAGCGCTTCTACCAGAAACTCCGGCAGCGGGGCTCCGGCACCATCGTGCCGCTGGTGATGGACCTCTCCCAACCCTCCCCCGCCCTCGGCTGGCGCGGCCGGGAGCGGGCGGCGCTGGACCAGCGAGGCCAACAATCCCAGGGCAAGCCGGAGGCGATCCTCTGCCTGGCGCTGGTGCACCACCTGGCCATCACCGCATCGATCCCCCTGGCGGAGATCTTGGAATGGCTGCGGGACCTAAGGGGCGAGCTGATCATCGAATTCCCACACCGCGAGGATCCCATGGTGCAGACGCTGCTGAGGCCCAAGATCGAACCCCACGACGCCTACCATCGGCAGAGCTTCGAATCCCAGCTGGAGCAGCGGTTCGAAATCGCGGAGACAAAGACCCTCACCGGCGGAACCCGCACTCTCTACCACGCCCGGCCCCGAGGCTGA